The Flavobacteriales bacterium genome window below encodes:
- the fdhD gene encoding formate dehydrogenase accessory sulfurtransferase FdhD, with the protein LIHDIPNTLRKAQTVFEHTGGIHAAALVDIDGNMIAMREDVGRHNAVDKLIGSQLFEGKVPLSNCLIMVSGRASFELIQKSVMAGIPILAAVGAPSSLAIGLANKFNMTVLGFVRDKRFNIYSGEPRISQD; encoded by the coding sequence GTCTAATTCACGACATTCCAAACACACTACGGAAAGCACAAACAGTATTTGAACACACCGGTGGCATTCATGCTGCAGCACTTGTTGATATTGATGGCAATATGATTGCCATGCGAGAAGATGTAGGAAGACACAATGCTGTTGACAAATTAATAGGCTCACAACTATTCGAAGGCAAAGTGCCTCTTTCAAATTGTCTAATAATGGTCAGCGGACGGGCTAGTTTTGAACTAATCCAAAAATCAGTGATGGCGGGTATTCCAATTTTAGCAGCAGTTGGAGCACCTTCAAGTTTAGCTATCGGATTGGCTAACAAATTCAATATGACCGTATTGGGTTTTGTAAGAGACAAAAGGTTCAATATATACTCTGGAGAACCTAGAATTAGTCAAGATTAA
- a CDS encoding NAD(P)H-dependent oxidoreductase subunit E, which yields MSDNLSNLAGKKGLENNLFQDLLKEAKEHGTPDDERLKELAEQYLVGDANAYGTTSFYDFLKKENQGKKVYMCSGSACLTAGTQDELKKGLLENFEEEEIGKICCLGRCHENAAINYNGTNYSGINASDLSDIIHEDKRELGADTYNIGSNVSNPILTAEFPGINEYYKIFRSVISNTPEQALQTIDDSGIRGRGGAGFPMGFKLGAAKKETDEQKFIVCNADEGDPGAYSDRYLMEKQPHSVLMGMMIAGFIIGANRGVLYIRAEYPESVAVIKNAIEELERRGLNGENIDGTGFDFRFKIVEGAGAYICGEETSLLSSIEGQRAVVRVRPPYPAQKGLFNKPTVVNNVETLACVPYIIKNGGAAYKKFGTEKSSGTKLVSLDSFFNKPGIYEIEMGTPFKDVVYEFGGGFRKPVKAVHVGGPLGGIIPTDKIVELSLDFESFASAGFLMGHAGVVSVPEDFPMIEYLEHLFEFTADESCGKCFPCSIGAVRGQEMIAKARTEDYKIDQKLMDDLLETMEIGSLCALGGGLPLGIKNAMQYFGEELKTYFTNN from the coding sequence ATGTCTGATAATTTAAGCAACCTGGCTGGTAAAAAGGGATTAGAGAACAATCTATTCCAAGATCTTCTTAAAGAAGCCAAAGAACATGGTACTCCAGATGATGAAAGGCTAAAAGAGCTCGCCGAACAATACCTTGTTGGCGACGCAAACGCTTACGGAACTACTTCTTTCTATGATTTCTTAAAGAAAGAAAACCAAGGTAAAAAGGTTTACATGTGTAGTGGTAGTGCTTGCTTAACGGCTGGAACACAAGATGAACTTAAAAAAGGATTATTAGAGAACTTCGAAGAAGAAGAAATTGGTAAGATCTGTTGTTTAGGTAGATGCCACGAAAATGCTGCGATCAACTACAACGGAACAAACTATTCAGGAATCAATGCATCTGATCTTTCAGACATTATTCATGAAGACAAAAGAGAATTAGGTGCAGACACATATAATATAGGCAGCAACGTAAGCAATCCAATCCTTACTGCAGAGTTTCCTGGAATCAATGAATATTACAAAATATTCCGAAGTGTAATCTCTAATACTCCTGAACAAGCATTACAAACTATTGATGACTCGGGCATTAGAGGACGCGGTGGTGCTGGTTTTCCAATGGGATTCAAACTAGGAGCTGCTAAAAAAGAAACTGATGAGCAAAAGTTCATTGTATGTAATGCAGATGAAGGAGATCCAGGCGCATATTCGGACAGATACTTAATGGAGAAACAACCGCATTCCGTTTTAATGGGAATGATGATCGCTGGTTTTATTATTGGAGCAAATCGAGGAGTTTTATATATCCGAGCAGAATACCCAGAGTCTGTTGCGGTAATTAAAAATGCTATCGAAGAATTAGAACGCAGAGGATTAAACGGTGAGAACATAGATGGAACAGGATTCGATTTTAGATTTAAAATTGTAGAAGGTGCTGGTGCTTATATCTGTGGAGAAGAAACTTCTTTACTTTCTTCTATAGAAGGACAAAGAGCAGTTGTTAGAGTAAGACCGCCCTATCCGGCACAAAAAGGCTTGTTCAATAAGCCAACAGTTGTAAATAATGTGGAAACATTGGCTTGTGTACCGTATATAATAAAAAATGGCGGTGCTGCTTACAAGAAATTTGGAACAGAAAAATCTTCAGGAACTAAATTAGTTAGTCTTGATAGCTTCTTTAACAAGCCAGGGATTTACGAAATTGAAATGGGAACTCCTTTCAAAGATGTTGTTTACGAATTTGGAGGTGGGTTTAGAAAACCTGTTAAGGCAGTTCACGTGGGTGGTCCACTTGGCGGAATTATACCAACAGATAAAATAGTAGAGTTGTCTTTAGATTTTGAATCATTTGCATCTGCTGGATTCCTAATGGGACATGCAGGAGTTGTTTCTGTTCCAGAAGACTTCCCAATGATTGAATACCTAGAGCACTTATTTGAATTTACTGCAGATGAATCTTGTGGGAAGTGTTTCCCATGTAGTATTGGTGCTGTTAGAGGACAAGAAATGATTGCGAAAGCAAGAACAGAAGATTATAAAATCGACCAGAAACTAATGGACGACTTGTTAGAAACTATGGAAATAGGCTCGTTGTGTGCTCTAGGAGGTGGTTTACCTTTAGGCATTAAGAACGCAATGCAATATTTTGGAGAAGAATTAAAAACTTATTTCACAAATAATTAA